In Maridesulfovibrio sp., the genomic stretch CATCAGGACTTTCGGAGTATCGTAAATGAAAAACTGAACAGCCTCACCAAGATGGCTTCCCTGAGTCAGGCCGAACAGGTCAAATGCCGTGTATTTTGAAAAAGGCAGCAGCATGGAATAAATTATGTACCACAGCACTAAGCCGGCACCCATTACTGCCCATAGTGCATTCCCTGTTATAGGCAGAACCGTTTTTTTCGGCTCCCCCGCCGCTGCTCCGGAATCAGGACTCATGCCCAGAGGTTCAAGAGGCTTCGGTTTCTGTGAACACGCGCATGGCTTAAGTTTTAATTCTTCCATTGTCTCTCTCCGTTCTTTATATTTTGCCAAATACGAAACTTTAAAGTCAAAAAAGAACAGCCGCAACAAATTCACGGCTGTTCTCCGTCTACAGTTTTTTAATTGAACTTGCGGCGTAGGCTTTAGCCTGCTCCTCAAACTTAACAGCGAAAAAATTCTCCAGGCAGCGCAGAAATCCGGGTACGCACTGCATATTCAAGCTGTAATATACATTAGTTCCCCGTTTACTGTCCTTGAGCACACCGGCATCTTTGAGCAGGGATAAATGCTTGGACACGGTGGAAATATCACGCCCTACAATGGGAACAATATCGCAGACGCAAAGCTCCCCATCACATAGGGCCTCGACAATAGCCAGTCTGCTGGGATGCCCCAGAGCTTTAAACACCTTTGATTTTGTCTCGATAGTTGCTGACATACTTTCTGTCTCCAAGCTTTCCTGTTTGGCAAAATATAAAACTTTACTCCATCCTGTCAAGCAGCTGCCGCCGTATATTCACCTGCCAGTCAGTTATTATCCCTTAACAGCCTGTTATAGCACGTAAATAAAACTAGGCTGAATGTCTACCGGATTCCATCTTCCAATCGCGAACAATTTCGCGGACATCTTCAAACAGCGCACTCTCTTTTTTATAATGCTCGGCAAAGACATGAAGTGCTGTTCCGCCACGGGGAGAAAATATCCCCTTCACTCTCATCCAAAGCGGAGAAAGACGGCCTGTGAAATGATCCAGGATATTATTGGTAATGGTTTCCATAAAAGATTGATGGTTGCGGTAAGCACCCATGTAAAGCTTGAAGCTCTTGGATTCCACGCAGA encodes the following:
- the queF gene encoding preQ(1) synthase; the protein is MKTTKSQDKTESLVSLGQAGATKYNYDSPSPEILETFPNNFPGRPYIISIEFPEYTSLCPVTGQPDFATIIVEYIPDELCVESKSFKLYMGAYRNHQSFMETITNNILDHFTGRLSPLWMRVKGIFSPRGGTALHVFAEHYKKESALFEDVREIVRDWKMESGRHSA
- a CDS encoding metalloregulator ArsR/SmtB family transcription factor, whose product is MSATIETKSKVFKALGHPSRLAIVEALCDGELCVCDIVPIVGRDISTVSKHLSLLKDAGVLKDSKRGTNVYYSLNMQCVPGFLRCLENFFAVKFEEQAKAYAASSIKKL